A single genomic interval of Spinacia oleracea cultivar Varoflay chromosome 6, BTI_SOV_V1, whole genome shotgun sequence harbors:
- the LOC130463481 gene encoding uncharacterized protein yields MVPGTLEIKTATEQEKAKAIVLIRHHLHDNLKIEYLLVENPKELWIALKKDMDTIKGLFKIVSLPKYCDQAFTEDQMIEKTLSTFHANNIVLQQQYRERGFNKYFKLISILLVAEKNNDLLLKNNNLRPTGSMTFNKSNAVESSNPPEANVAHRGGRGGYNHRGRGRGNHRGRGRGRGRGRGYLAPRNNNHKGHQQGNQKQTPLKEKDTCFRCGMTDHWGKTCHTAKHLVDLYQASIKGKGKVV; encoded by the exons atggttCCAGGCACTCTTGAAATCAAAACTGCCACCGAGCAAGAAAAGGCCAAAGCCATAGTCCTTATAAGGCATCATTTACATGACAACCTGAAAATTGAATATCTGTTGGTGGAAAATCCCAAAGAGTTGTGGATAGCCTTAAAGAAAGATATGGACACCATAAAAGG GTTATTTAAAATTGTATCATTACCGAAATATTGTGATCAAGCGTTCACAGAAGATCAAATGATAGAGAAAACCCTATCCACATTTCATGCGAACAATATTGTATTGCAACAGCAATACCGAGAGAGAggatttaataaatattttaagctGATTTCTATATTATTGGTTGCCGAAAAGAACAATGATCTTCTCTTGAAAAACAATAATCTTAGACCAACTGGGTCTATGACATTCAATAAATCAAATGCCGTTGAAAGCTCAAACCCACCTGAAGCAAATGTTGCTCATAGAGGTGGACGTGGAGGATATAACCACCGCGGTAGAGGGCGCGGAAACCACCGCGGGCGTGGTCGTGGTCGTGGTCGTGGCAGGGGTTATCTCGCCCCTAGAAATAATAACCACAAAGGACACCAACAAGGAAATCAAAAGCAAACCCCTTTAAAAGAAAAAGACACCTGTTTTAGATGTGGCATGACTGACCATTGGGGGAAAACATGCCATACTGCCAAACATTTGGTAGATTTGTATCAAGCCTCCATAAAAGGCAAAGGAAAAGTTGTATAG